From the Desulfocurvibacter africanus subsp. africanus DSM 2603 genome, one window contains:
- a CDS encoding DUF1207 domain-containing protein gives MTIWVVSGFGVASQAQEADGQDEFIRGYASAVLASEFELPPECVHVRLAVVQLLCEPETDVRLRRMLTRLQSIPGVQGVVGPTGQAATGKASEEPERIVFLPDDMLFKPLIADPRWPHFSASYQRYLEDEDLRHVGSATFGETFPFVRFTWAPQHAIDAGLQAAVFSIFDLASESSDLVNADYWVAATTALRLNGFSALGRLYHQSSHLGDEFLLRNEVERVNLSYEALEAILSQNLPFGLRVYGGGEFLVHREPEDLKRWAMQGGLEFRSPWTMANGTMRPVAGLDLQSSQENGWGPNLSLRAGVQLEDQVFVSRKLQILLEYFDGNSPNGQFYDRDIQYIGLGLHLQYD, from the coding sequence GTGACGATATGGGTTGTATCCGGATTTGGAGTCGCGTCCCAGGCTCAGGAAGCGGACGGTCAGGACGAGTTCATCCGGGGCTACGCCTCGGCAGTGCTGGCAAGCGAATTCGAGCTGCCGCCCGAGTGCGTGCACGTCCGGCTGGCAGTAGTCCAACTGCTCTGCGAACCAGAAACCGATGTGCGGTTGCGCCGGATGCTGACTCGCCTGCAGTCCATCCCCGGCGTGCAAGGGGTGGTCGGTCCCACGGGCCAAGCCGCTACAGGCAAAGCAAGCGAGGAACCCGAGCGGATCGTCTTCCTGCCGGATGACATGCTGTTCAAGCCGCTTATCGCCGATCCGCGTTGGCCGCATTTCTCGGCTTCATACCAGCGCTATCTGGAGGATGAGGACTTGCGCCACGTGGGCTCGGCCACCTTCGGCGAGACTTTTCCCTTCGTCCGCTTCACTTGGGCGCCGCAGCATGCAATCGACGCCGGCCTGCAGGCTGCCGTTTTTTCGATTTTCGACCTGGCGTCCGAATCGAGCGATCTGGTCAACGCCGACTACTGGGTGGCCGCCACTACCGCGTTGAGGCTCAACGGATTCTCGGCCTTGGGCCGTCTGTATCATCAGAGTTCACACCTGGGCGACGAATTCCTCCTGCGCAACGAGGTGGAGCGGGTCAACTTGAGCTACGAAGCCTTGGAGGCCATCCTGTCCCAAAATCTACCCTTTGGCTTGCGCGTGTACGGCGGCGGGGAGTTCCTCGTGCATCGTGAGCCGGAAGACCTGAAGCGCTGGGCGATGCAGGGAGGCCTGGAATTCCGCAGCCCCTGGACCATGGCCAATGGAACGATGCGGCCCGTAGCCGGACTGGATCTGCAATCCAGCCAGGAAAACGGCTGGGGGCCGAATTTGTCCCTGCGGGCCGGCGTGCAGTTGGAGGATCAGGTCTTCGTCAGCCGCAAGCTGCAAATCCTACTGGAATACTTCGACGGCAACTCGCCCAATGGACAATTCTATGATCGGGACATCCAATACATCGGCCTTGGTCTGCACTTGCAGTACGACTAA
- a CDS encoding sensor histidine kinase, which translates to MSRFTTFFAPAERVAQSVVLRQREALEQSKTTRLVDAVPQLIMVLNAQRQLVYCNLALLQMLNLDSMDAILGKRPGEILSCIHANRLPGGCGTSEFCTKCGAVQAIISSLNGHRDIQECHLLRSVNGRIEALDLSVSATPFPLDSESFTVFCVTDVSHEKRRRALERTFFHDILNHAGGLRGLLGLLAEDAPETMREELNLAHTQFKYLVEEIISQKDLMAAESDELTPHFIQLNGDDVIKVMASTYSSHEAASGKLIRAEPAEGDLSLHTDYNLLCRILGNMLKNALEATSPGEIVSISCKADQDAVVFSVRNPGVMPPDVQLQVFKRSFSTKGKDRGLGTFSMKLFAERYLGGEVSFISQPDRGTIFMVRLPRHAACDLATT; encoded by the coding sequence ATGAGCAGGTTCACTACCTTTTTCGCCCCCGCGGAAAGGGTTGCCCAGAGTGTCGTCCTGCGTCAGCGGGAAGCCCTGGAGCAATCCAAGACCACGCGGCTGGTGGATGCAGTGCCCCAGTTAATTATGGTGCTCAATGCCCAGCGCCAACTGGTCTATTGCAATCTGGCGCTGCTACAGATGCTGAACCTGGACAGCATGGACGCCATTCTCGGCAAGCGGCCCGGCGAGATCCTGAGTTGCATCCATGCGAACAGGTTGCCGGGCGGGTGCGGCACGAGCGAATTCTGCACCAAATGCGGCGCTGTGCAGGCCATCATATCCAGCTTGAACGGCCATCGGGATATTCAGGAGTGCCACCTGCTGCGCTCGGTGAACGGCCGTATCGAGGCCTTGGACCTGTCGGTCAGCGCCACTCCATTTCCGTTGGACAGCGAGTCGTTCACGGTCTTTTGCGTAACCGACGTAAGCCATGAGAAGCGCCGGCGAGCCCTGGAACGCACCTTCTTTCACGATATCCTAAATCATGCTGGCGGATTACGCGGTCTGTTGGGCCTGCTGGCCGAGGACGCGCCCGAAACCATGCGCGAGGAGCTGAACCTTGCGCATACCCAATTCAAGTACCTGGTGGAGGAGATAATCTCCCAGAAGGACCTTATGGCCGCCGAGAGCGACGAGCTGACCCCACATTTCATCCAGCTCAACGGCGATGATGTCATTAAGGTCATGGCTTCGACATACTCCTCGCACGAAGCTGCCTCGGGCAAGCTCATCCGGGCCGAGCCTGCCGAGGGCGACCTGAGCCTGCACACGGACTACAACCTTCTGTGTCGCATTCTGGGCAACATGCTCAAGAACGCCTTGGAGGCCACATCGCCCGGCGAGATCGTGAGCATATCCTGCAAGGCTGATCAGGATGCCGTGGTTTTCAGCGTGCGCAATCCGGGCGTCATGCCTCCCGACGTGCAGTTGCAGGTCTTCAAACGTTCCTTCTCCACCAAAGGCAAGGATCGGGGCCTGGGCACCTTCAGCATGAAGCTCTTCGCCGAACGCTACCTGGGCGGCGAAGTCTCCTTCATCTCGCAACCCGATAGGGG